A part of Eschrichtius robustus isolate mEscRob2 chromosome 20, mEscRob2.pri, whole genome shotgun sequence genomic DNA contains:
- the LGALS9 gene encoding galectin-9 isoform X3 — MAFGGAQPPYLSPAIPFTGIIQGGLQDGLQITINGTVIYSNGNRFAVNFQSGYNDNDIAFHFNPRFEEGGYVVCNTKQKGSWGPEERKMQMPFQRGCPFELCFLVQSSEFKVMVNKNLFTQYAHRVPFHRVNAICVTGAVQLSYISFQPPGIWPASSAPITQTIIHTVQSTPGQMFPNPMIPPMAYPNPSYPIPFFTSIPGGLYPSKSITVSGTILSNAQRCGSCVKPPSSSWLWMASTCVNTTTA; from the exons ATGGCCTTCGGCGGCGCCCAGCCTCCCTACCTGAGCCCA GCCATTCCGTTCACTGGGATAATCCAAGGGGGTCTCCAGGACGGACTTCAGATCACCATCAATGGGACCGTTATATATTCCAACGGAAACAG GTTTGCTGTGAACTTTCAGAGCGGCTACAATGACAATGACATTGCCTTCCACTTCAACCCTCGGTTTGAAGAAGGCGGGTATGTGGTCTGCAACACGAAGCAGAAAGGAAGCTGGGGGCCTGAGGAAAGGAAGATGCAAATGCCCTTCCAGAGGGGGTGTCCCTTTGAGCTCTGCTTCCTGGTACAGAGCTCGGAGTTCAAG GTGATGGTGAATAAGAACCTCTTCACGCAGTACGCACACCGCGTGCCCTTCCACCGTGTCAACGCCATCTGTGTCACGGGCGCCGTGCAGCTGTCCTACATCAGCTTTCAG CCTCCAGGGATCTGGCCGGCCAGCTCGGCTCCCATT ACTCAGACCATCATCCACACCGTGCAGAGCACCCCTGGACAGATGTTCCCT AATCCCATGATCCCACCCATGGCATATCCCAACCCAAGCTAT ccGATACCTTTCTTCACCTCTATCCCCGGTGGGCTGTACCCCTCCAAGAGCATCACGGTGTCGGGTACCATCCTGTCCAATGCTCAGAG gtgtggatcaTGTGTGAAGCCTCCTTCCTCAAGTTGGCTGTGGATGGCCAGCACCTGTGTGAATACTACCACCGCCTGA
- the LGALS9 gene encoding galectin-9 isoform X1: MAFGGAQPPYLSPAIPFTGIIQGGLQDGLQITINGTVIYSNGNRFAVNFQSGYNDNDIAFHFNPRFEEGGYVVCNTKQKGSWGPEERKMQMPFQRGCPFELCFLVQSSEFKVMVNKNLFTQYAHRVPFHRVNAICVTGAVQLSYISFQNTGAALIQPAFSTVQCSQAACFPPKPRGRKPKPPGIWPASSAPITQTIIHTVQSTPGQMFPNPMIPPMAYPNPSYPIPFFTSIPGGLYPSKSITVSGTILSNAQRFYINLCSGRDIAFHLNPRFDEDAVVRNTQINSRWGSEERSLSRQMPFFRGQSFSVWIMCEASFLKLAVDGQHLCEYYHRLKNLPAINSLEVGGDIQLTYVQT, encoded by the exons ATGGCCTTCGGCGGCGCCCAGCCTCCCTACCTGAGCCCA GCCATTCCGTTCACTGGGATAATCCAAGGGGGTCTCCAGGACGGACTTCAGATCACCATCAATGGGACCGTTATATATTCCAACGGAAACAG GTTTGCTGTGAACTTTCAGAGCGGCTACAATGACAATGACATTGCCTTCCACTTCAACCCTCGGTTTGAAGAAGGCGGGTATGTGGTCTGCAACACGAAGCAGAAAGGAAGCTGGGGGCCTGAGGAAAGGAAGATGCAAATGCCCTTCCAGAGGGGGTGTCCCTTTGAGCTCTGCTTCCTGGTACAGAGCTCGGAGTTCAAG GTGATGGTGAATAAGAACCTCTTCACGCAGTACGCACACCGCGTGCCCTTCCACCGTGTCAACGCCATCTGTGTCACGGGCGCCGTGCAGCTGTCCTACATCAGCTTTCAG AACACTGGCGCAGCTCTCATCCAGCCCGCCTTCTCCACGGTGCAGTGCTCCCAGGCTGCCTGTTTCCCACCCAAGCCCAGGGGGCGCAAACCGAAA CCTCCAGGGATCTGGCCGGCCAGCTCGGCTCCCATT ACTCAGACCATCATCCACACCGTGCAGAGCACCCCTGGACAGATGTTCCCT AATCCCATGATCCCACCCATGGCATATCCCAACCCAAGCTAT ccGATACCTTTCTTCACCTCTATCCCCGGTGGGCTGTACCCCTCCAAGAGCATCACGGTGTCGGGTACCATCCTGTCCAATGCTCAGAG GTTCTACATCAACCTGTGCTCCGGGAGAGACATCGCCTTCCACCTGAACCCCCGCTTCGACGAGGATGCTGTGGTCCGCAACACGCAAATCAACAGCCGCTGGGGGTCTGAGGAGCGAAGCCTGTCCCGACAGATGCCCTTCTTCCGAGGCCAGAGCTTCTCG gtgtggatcaTGTGTGAAGCCTCCTTCCTCAAGTTGGCTGTGGATGGCCAGCACCTGTGTGAATACTACCACCGCCTGAAGAACCTGCCCGCCATCAACAGCCTGGAGGTGGGGGGCGACATCCAGCTGACCTACGTGCAGACATAG
- the LGALS9 gene encoding galectin-9 isoform X2: MAFGGAQPPYLSPAIPFTGIIQGGLQDGLQITINGTVIYSNGNRFAVNFQSGYNDNDIAFHFNPRFEEGGYVVCNTKQKGSWGPEERKMQMPFQRGCPFELCFLVQSSEFKVMVNKNLFTQYAHRVPFHRVNAICVTGAVQLSYISFQPPGIWPASSAPITQTIIHTVQSTPGQMFPNPMIPPMAYPNPSYPIPFFTSIPGGLYPSKSITVSGTILSNAQRFYINLCSGRDIAFHLNPRFDEDAVVRNTQINSRWGSEERSLSRQMPFFRGQSFSVWIMCEASFLKLAVDGQHLCEYYHRLKNLPAINSLEVGGDIQLTYVQT; this comes from the exons ATGGCCTTCGGCGGCGCCCAGCCTCCCTACCTGAGCCCA GCCATTCCGTTCACTGGGATAATCCAAGGGGGTCTCCAGGACGGACTTCAGATCACCATCAATGGGACCGTTATATATTCCAACGGAAACAG GTTTGCTGTGAACTTTCAGAGCGGCTACAATGACAATGACATTGCCTTCCACTTCAACCCTCGGTTTGAAGAAGGCGGGTATGTGGTCTGCAACACGAAGCAGAAAGGAAGCTGGGGGCCTGAGGAAAGGAAGATGCAAATGCCCTTCCAGAGGGGGTGTCCCTTTGAGCTCTGCTTCCTGGTACAGAGCTCGGAGTTCAAG GTGATGGTGAATAAGAACCTCTTCACGCAGTACGCACACCGCGTGCCCTTCCACCGTGTCAACGCCATCTGTGTCACGGGCGCCGTGCAGCTGTCCTACATCAGCTTTCAG CCTCCAGGGATCTGGCCGGCCAGCTCGGCTCCCATT ACTCAGACCATCATCCACACCGTGCAGAGCACCCCTGGACAGATGTTCCCT AATCCCATGATCCCACCCATGGCATATCCCAACCCAAGCTAT ccGATACCTTTCTTCACCTCTATCCCCGGTGGGCTGTACCCCTCCAAGAGCATCACGGTGTCGGGTACCATCCTGTCCAATGCTCAGAG GTTCTACATCAACCTGTGCTCCGGGAGAGACATCGCCTTCCACCTGAACCCCCGCTTCGACGAGGATGCTGTGGTCCGCAACACGCAAATCAACAGCCGCTGGGGGTCTGAGGAGCGAAGCCTGTCCCGACAGATGCCCTTCTTCCGAGGCCAGAGCTTCTCG gtgtggatcaTGTGTGAAGCCTCCTTCCTCAAGTTGGCTGTGGATGGCCAGCACCTGTGTGAATACTACCACCGCCTGAAGAACCTGCCCGCCATCAACAGCCTGGAGGTGGGGGGCGACATCCAGCTGACCTACGTGCAGACATAG